One Phocoena sinus isolate mPhoSin1 chromosome 13, mPhoSin1.pri, whole genome shotgun sequence DNA segment encodes these proteins:
- the TMEM150A gene encoding transmembrane protein 150A isoform X1 has protein sequence MVLAKYLKVAGSTPSSPPTSCPPPTPPPPWLPSLMTAWILLPVSLSAFSITGLWTVYAMAVMNHHVCPVENWSYNESCSPDPTEQGGPKTCCTLDDVPLISKCGTYPPESCLFSLIGNVGAFMVALICLLRYGQLLEQSRHSWVNTTTLITGCTNAAGLVVVGNFQVDHAKSLHYVGTGVAFTAGLLFVCLHCALSYHGATAPHDLAVAYLRIVLAAIAFVSLILSGVFFIHESSQLQHGAALCEWLFVIDILIFYGTFSYEFGAVSSETLVATLQPAPGRACKSSGSSSTSTHLNCAPESVAMI, from the exons ATGGTTTTGGCGAAGTACCTTAAGGTAGCTGGGTCCACACCCTCTTCCCCACCTACCTCTTGTCCTccccccacaccaccaccaccctggctCCCCTCCCTCATGACCGCCTGGATCCTCCTTCCTGTCAGCCTGTCAGCATTCTCCATCACTGGCCTATGGACTGT GTATGCCATGGCCGTGATGAACCACCACGTGTGCCCCGTGGAGAACTG GTCCTACAACGAATCCTGCTCTCCTGACCCCACTGAGCAAGGGGGCCCCAAGACCTGCTGCACCCTGGACGATGTCCCCCTCATCAG CAAGTGCGGCACATACCCCCCCGAGAGCTGCCTCTTCAGCCTCATTGGCAACGTGGGTGCTTTCATGG TGGCCCTCATCTGTCTCCTGCGCTACGGGCAGCTCCTGGAGCAGAGCCGTCATTCCTGGGTCAACACCACGACGCTCATCACAGGCTGCACCAACGCTGCGGGCCTGGTGGTGGTGGGCAACTTCCAG GTGGATCACGCTAAGTCTCTGCACTACGTCGGAACCGGCGTGGCCTTCACTGCCGGGCTGCTCTTTGTCTGCCTGCACTGTGCCCTCTCCTACCACGGGGCCACTGCCCCCCACGACCTGGCTGTGGCCTACCTGCGGATTGTGCTGGCAGCCATCGCCTTTGTCTCTCTGATCCTCA GCGGGGTCTTCTTCATCCACGAGAGCTCTCAGCTGCAGCACGGGGCAGCCCTGTGCGAGTGGCTGTTTGTCATCGACATCCTCATCTTCTACGGCACCTTCAGCTACGAGTTCGGGGCAGTCTCCTCGGAGACACTGGTGGCCACACTGCAGCCTGCCCCCGGCCGGGCCTGCAAGTCGTCCGGAAGCAGCAGCACCTCCACACACCTCAACTGTGCCCCTGAGAGCGTCGCCATGATCTGA
- the RNF181 gene encoding E3 ubiquitin-protein ligase RNF181, whose translation MASYFDEHDCEPLQSEQDARTNMLLELARSLFNRMDFEDLGLVVDWDHHLPPPAAKTAVENLPRTVIRGSQAELKCPVCLLEFEEEETAIELPCHHLFHSNCILPWLSKTNSCPLCRHELPTDDDTYEEYRRDKARKQQQKHRLENLHGAMYT comes from the exons ATGGCGTCTTATTTCGATGAACACGACTGCGAGCCGTTGCAGTCCGAGCAGGATGCCCGAACCAACATGCTGCTGGAGCTCGCAAG GTCCCTTTTCAATAGGATGGACTTCGAAGACTTGGGGTTGGTAGTAGATTGGGATCACCACCTGCCTCCACCTGCTGCCAAGACTGCAGTTGAGAACCTCCCCAGGACAGTCATCAGgggctctcaggctg AGCTCAAGTGCCCCGTGTGTCTTTTGGAATTTGAGGAGGAGGAGACTGCCATTGAGCTGCCTTGCCATCACCTCTTCCACTCCAACTGCATTCTGCCCTGGCTGAGCAAG ACAAATTCCTGCCCCCTGTGCCGCCACGAGCTGCCCACTGACGATGACACTTATGAGGAGTATAGACGAGATAAG GCTCGCAAGCAGCAGCAGAAGCACCGACTCGAGAACCTCCATGGAGCCATGTACACATGA
- the TMEM150A gene encoding transmembrane protein 150A isoform X2: MAHSADSLTLKLPSSLFPLGPGLPRARWRHWASLLFSDIGSACPSPGPTTNPALLTPLSKGAPRPAAPWTMSPSSVALICLLRYGQLLEQSRHSWVNTTTLITGCTNAAGLVVVGNFQVDHAKSLHYVGTGVAFTAGLLFVCLHCALSYHGATAPHDLAVAYLRIVLAAIAFVSLILSGVFFIHESSQLQHGAALCEWLFVIDILIFYGTFSYEFGAVSSETLVATLQPAPGRACKSSGSSSTSTHLNCAPESVAMI; this comes from the exons ATGGCGCACTCTGCAGACAGCCTCACTCTAAAGCTCCCTTCATCTCTGTTCCCTCTGGGGCCGGGGCTGCCTCGAGCCAGATGGAGACACTGGGCCTCACTGCTCTTCTCTGACATTGGCAGcgcctgcccctccccag GTCCTACAACGAATCCTGCTCTCCTGACCCCACTGAGCAAGGGGGCCCCAAGACCTGCTGCACCCTGGACGATGTCCCCCTCATCAG TGGCCCTCATCTGTCTCCTGCGCTACGGGCAGCTCCTGGAGCAGAGCCGTCATTCCTGGGTCAACACCACGACGCTCATCACAGGCTGCACCAACGCTGCGGGCCTGGTGGTGGTGGGCAACTTCCAG GTGGATCACGCTAAGTCTCTGCACTACGTCGGAACCGGCGTGGCCTTCACTGCCGGGCTGCTCTTTGTCTGCCTGCACTGTGCCCTCTCCTACCACGGGGCCACTGCCCCCCACGACCTGGCTGTGGCCTACCTGCGGATTGTGCTGGCAGCCATCGCCTTTGTCTCTCTGATCCTCA GCGGGGTCTTCTTCATCCACGAGAGCTCTCAGCTGCAGCACGGGGCAGCCCTGTGCGAGTGGCTGTTTGTCATCGACATCCTCATCTTCTACGGCACCTTCAGCTACGAGTTCGGGGCAGTCTCCTCGGAGACACTGGTGGCCACACTGCAGCCTGCCCCCGGCCGGGCCTGCAAGTCGTCCGGAAGCAGCAGCACCTCCACACACCTCAACTGTGCCCCTGAGAGCGTCGCCATGATCTGA
- the C13H2orf68 gene encoding UPF0561 protein C2orf68 homolog — translation MEAAPGPGPGLCCKPGGRLDMSHGFVHHIRRNQLARDDYDKKVKQAAKEKARRRHTPAPTRPRKPDLQVYLPRHRDGSTHPSTPGCEESGESSSSGSSEPELPGHQLFCLEYEADSGDVTSVIVYQDDDPGRVSEEVSAHTPLEPPMREALKLRIQEEIAKRQNRH, via the exons ATGGAAGCGGCGCCGGGGCCCGGACCCGGGCTCTGCTGCAAGCCTGGCGGGCGGCTGGACATGAGTCACGGCTTCGTGCACCACATCCGACGGAACCAGCTCGCCCG GGACGACTACGACAAGAAGGTGAAGCAGGCGGCCAAGGAGAAGGCGAGGAGGCGGCACACGCCCGCGCCCACTCGGCCCCGAAAGCCCGACCTGCAGGTGTACCTGCCGCGACATCGAG ATGGCTCTACCCACCCAAGCACCCCAGGCTGTGAGGAGTCTGGTGAAAGCAGCAGTAGTGGCAGCTCTGAGCCAGAGCTCCCTGGCCATCAGCTCTTCTGCTTAGAATATGAGGCGGACAGCGGAGACGTCACTTCAGTTATCGTGTATCAG GATGATGATCCAGGAAGGGTGAGCGAGGAGGTGTCAGCACACACGCCTCTGGAGCCACCCATGCGAGAGGCCCTCAAGTTGCGCATCCAGGAGGAGATTGCAAAGCGCCAGAACCGACACTGA
- the VAMP5 gene encoding vesicle-associated membrane protein 5 — MAGKELERCQRQADEVTEIMLNNFDKVLERDGKLAELEQRSDQLLDMSSAFSKTTKTLAQRKRWENVRCRIYLGLVVGGGLLILLIVLLAMFLPQSSKGSSAPQAQGAGAASGPGE, encoded by the exons aTG GCAGGGAAAGAGTTGGAGCGGTGCCAGCGGCAGGCGGATGAGGTGACAGAAATCATGCTCAACAACTTCGACAAGGTCCTGGAGCGCGACGGGAAGCTGGCGGAGCTGGAACAGCGTTCAGACCAACTCCTGGACATG AGCTCCGCCTTCAGCAAGACAACCAAGACTCTGGCCCAGAGGAAGCGCTGGGAGAATGTCCGTTGCCGGATCTACTTGGGGCTGGTAGTAGGCGGTGGTCTGCTCATCCTCCTGATTGTGTTGTTGGCCATGTTTCTCCCACAAAGCAGCAAGGGCAGCAGTGCCCCACAGGCCCAGGGTGCCGGTGCTGCCTCAGGGCCTGGGGAATGA